The following proteins are encoded in a genomic region of Astatotilapia calliptera chromosome 22, fAstCal1.2, whole genome shotgun sequence:
- the LOC113015229 gene encoding immunoglobulin lambda-like polypeptide 1 has protein sequence MLSTASQEASQSILDKLKSVKESGVKTKVEGITVIQSRSHKSMNELFKIFMRDIVLSLSNKVQLFSLTESESRVSLQSEVFVRRLNEFVSLWWTFGGGTRLDVGNDTRPTLTVLPPSVKELEQGKATLTCLANKGFPSDWTLSWKVDGRSSSDGEESRTPGVLQNDALYSWSSTLKLSTYQWMKVGSVTCEATQGSQTLVSKILSRDQCSHL, from the exons ATGCTTTCTACTGCCAGTCAGGAGGCGAGCCAGAGCATTCTGGACAAGCTGAAGTCTGTGAAGGAGAGCGGAGTGAAGACCAAAGTAgagggaattacagtaatccaatCTAGAAGTCACAAAAGCATGAATGAGCTTTTCAAGATCTTTATGAGGGACATAGTGCTTAGCCTTAGCAATAAGGTGCAGTTG TTCAGTCTAACAGAGTCAGAGAGCCGTGTCTCTCtacagtcagaggtttttgtacggCGCCTCAATGAGTTTGTATCACTATGGTGGACTTTTGGTGGAGGAACCAGACTGGATGTTGGAA ATGACACCCGTCCCACCCTGACAGTGCTGCCCCCCTCCGTTAAGGAGCTGGAGCAGGGGAAGGCCACATTAACATGTCTGGCCAACAAGGGCTTCCCCTCAGACTGGACTCTGTCCTGGAAGGTGGATGGAAGAAGCAGCAGTGACGGGGAGGAGAGCAGGACTCCTGGAGTGCTGCAGAATGACGCCCTGTATAGTTGGAGCAGCACCCTGAAGCTCTCTACATACCAGTGGATGAAGGTGGGCTCTGTGACCTGTGAGGCCACCCAGGGCTCCCAGACTCTGGTCTCAAAGATACTGAGCAGAGATCAGTGTTCACATTTGTGA
- the LOC113014741 gene encoding E3 ubiquitin-protein ligase TRIM21-like has translation MRPEELLNTLEDLTDDEFEGFKWRLQQGEVLASRPTIKKSGLQTAKRRDTVDLMVHTYTLPGAVEVTRKVLERICRNDLLQSLSASSEQQAAVPGEVPCDVCTGSKLKALKSCMVCLTSYCEAHLEPHLTASRLRRHHLVEPLENLEGRMCMKHDKPLELFCKTDQTCVCTLCSVFKHKTHEFVPLREEYEGKKAELWKTEAEIQLMIQKRQLKIQEIKKSVKMSKDSADREKAEGFQVFTALQESAERGMKKLMKEIEGKQKTTEKQAEGFIKDLEQEISELKKTSSQMEQLSHSEDHLHVLQSFSSLKTVLPTKDWTEIRVHPPSYEGTVVRAVAQLEEKLRKCMKKKLLEAELERVQQYAVDVTLDPDTASSRLILSDDGKQVHCGDVRKNLPDTPQRFSPCPNVLGKQSLSSGRFYFEVQVKGKTAWDLGVASELVNRKGKVTLTPQDGFWSLGLRNRNEYRAFASPSVRLCLQSGPEKVGVFVDYEEGLVSFYDVDTAALIYSFTSCSFIQKLHPYFSPCLNDGGENSAPLINCPVNQIESINRFYLMN, from the coding sequence ATGAGACCAGAGGAGCTCCTAAACACCCTGGAAGATTTAACAGACGATGAGTTTGAAGGCTTTAAGTGGCGCCTGCAGCAGGGAGAAGTCCTTGCCAGTCGACCAACTATCAAAAAGAGCGGACTGCAGACGGCAAAAAGACGGGACACCGTGGACCTGATGGTGCACACCTACACTCTTCCTGGAGCTGTGGAGGTGACCAGGAAGGTTTTAGAAAGAATCTGCAGGAATGATCTGCTGCAGAGTTTGTCTGCCAGCTCAGAGCAACAAGCCGCCGTACCAGGAGAGGTTCCCTGTGACGTCTGCACTGGAAGCAAACTGAAGGCCCTGAAGTCCTGCATGGTGTGTCTGACCTCCTATTGTGAGGCGCACCTGGAGCCTCATCTGACAGCTTCACGTCTGAGAAGACATCATCTGGTAGAGCCCTTGGAGAACCTGGAAGGCAGGATGTGTATGAAGCACGATAAACCTCTGGAGCTGTTCTGTAAGACTGACCAGACATGTGTCTGCACGCTCTGCTCTGTTTTCAAACACAAGACTCATGAGTTTGTTCCTCTGAGAGAAGAATATGAGGGAAAGAAGGCAGAGCTGTGGAAGACAGAGGCTGAAATTCAGCTGATGATCCAGAAGAGACAACTGAAGATTCAGGAGATCAAAAAGTCAGTAAAGATGAGTAAAGATtctgcagacagagagaaagcagaAGGTTTTCAGGTGTTCACTGCTCTGCAGGAGTCTGCTGAGAGAGGAATGAAGAAGCTCATGAAGGAGATCGAAGGCAAACAGAAGACAACAGAGAAACAGGCTGAAGGTTTCATCAAGGATCTGGAACAAGAAatctctgagctgaagaagacaAGCTCTcagatggagcagctctcacactCTGAAGACCACCTACACGTCCTCCAAAGCTTCTCATCCCTGAAAACTGTTCTACCCACAAAGGACTGGACAGAGATCAGAGTTCATCCACCTTCATATGAGGGAACTGTGGTTAGAGCTGTGGCTCAGCTGGAGGAGAAACTCAGGAAATGCATGAAGAAGAAGCTGCTTGAGGCTGAGCTGGAGAGGGTCCAGCAGTATGCAGTGGATGTGACTCTTGATCCTGATACAGCAAGTTCGAGACTCATCCTATCTGATGATGGAAAACAGGTGCATTGTGGTGATGTGAGGAAGAATCTTCCAGACACCCCACAGAGATTCTCTCCATGTCCTAATGTTTTAGGAAAGCAGAGTTTATCATCAGGCAGATTTTATTTCGAGGTTCAGGTTAAAGGAAAGACTGCCTGGGATTTAGGAGTGGCCAGCGAGTTGGTCAACAGGAAGGGAAAAGTCACGCTGACTCCTCAGGATGGTTTCTGGAGTTTAGGCTTGAGGAATAGAAATGAGTACAGAGCTTTTGCTAGCCCTTCAGTCCGTCTCTGTCTTCAGTCTGGTCCTGAGAAGGTGGGGGTGTTTGTGGATTATGAGGAGGGTCTGGTCTCTTTTTATGATGTGGATACTGCAGCTCTTATCTACTCCTTTACTAGCTGCTCCTTCATTCAGAAACTCCACCCATACTTCAGTCCCTGTCTCAATGATGGTGGTGAAAACTCAGCACCTCTAATCAACTGTCCTGTCAATCAAATCGAGTCAATCAACAGATTTTATTTGATGAActga